The following are encoded in a window of Drosophila simulans strain w501 chromosome 3L, Prin_Dsim_3.1, whole genome shotgun sequence genomic DNA:
- the LOC27209414 gene encoding S-phase kinase-associated protein 1 → MSTSSSEVIQLQTNDGVIHTVDIRFALQICPVRNIIMQERQKNLYTDDVIPLPRVDAKNLRFIIKWWTSVQDLEENLPRMGKGKLIQLLTEENANHQFLLQIILAANYLQMDNLLLITTNLLAEALNECKCVEEIRKKFLSN, encoded by the coding sequence ATGTCGACCTCTTCCTCAGAAGTGATTCAACTTCAGACCAACGATGGCGTCATTCATACAGTGGACATTCGCTTTGCTCTACAGATATGCCCCGTGCGCAATATAATAATGCAGGAGAGACAGAAAAATTTGTACACCGATGATGTTATCCCACTACCGAGAGTCGATGCCAAAAACCTTAGATTTATAATCAAATGGTGGACATCTGTGCAGGACCTAGAGGAAAATCTTCCCAGGATGGGCAAAGGAAAACTTATACAGTTGCTGACGGAGGAAAATGCCAACCATCAGTTTCTATTGCAAATCATCCTTGCCGCCAACTATCTGCAGATGGATAATTTGTTGCTGATCACCACAAATCTCCTGGCGGAAGCTTTAAATGAATGTAAATGTGTCGAGGAGATACGTAAGAAGTTTCTTTcgaattaa
- the LOC6736659 gene encoding phosphatase and actin regulator 4 isoform X14: MMGYIMGCACFKEPRKDKTDAQQQHGGNGTISTPNIEQPTCQGSMLPPPGGGGHHQVDGSGKMERPNTLAGANKLTRRGVNICYHNEHMYGEDGKMVGGPPGSTPPPYPGGKLPPGVMLSELPEPPIPLSEIGPIPPPPMFSTPSPTLIAGRPHGPGAVNDQDYQQDYDYDDNDPDQDELDSDDEYAPYGGNHVRMMDTQRVEEIPAKEPKPNAVPLKSALKKKGGMQPASASTPVTPTQEHGAGSAATAAAMANSNGGIGSMAAAAAAAAQQSANQRPLVVRQDAAGNNYSLKPILRPRIRLCRQQMFNIQLPCTVENKENARPFVIRESSSDSDDSDGHIVYRDEDNDNTRLAKLARKESLSLKLQLRPDKQDLINRNILHQVNDNELKESKEAIGARLIRRLSMRPTAEELVERNILKTQSPAEEKKQKEEKKSYLLRKLSFRPTVEELKEKKIIRFNDYIEVTQAHDYDRRADKPWTRLTPKDKAAIRKELNEFKSSEMAVHEGSRHLTRFHRP; this comes from the exons AACCAAGAAAAGACAAGACTgatgcacaacaacaacacggaGGCAATGGCACAATATCCACGCCCAACATCGAGCAGCCCACCTGCCAGGGATCGATGCTGCCGCCCCCCGGAGGCGGTGGCCATCACCAGGTGGACGGGAGTGGCAAGATGGAGCGGCCCAACACGCTCGCCGGCGCCAATAAGCTGACCCGTCGCGGGGTCAACATCTGCTACCACAACGAGCACATGT ATGGCGAAGATGGAAAAATGGTGGGTGGTCCGCCGGGCAGCACTCCGCCACCCTATCCGGGTGGCAAACTACCGCCGGGCGTAATGCTCAGCGAACTGCCGGAGCCGCCGATTCCGCTGTCGGAGATCGGACCGATCCCACCGCCCCCGATGTTCTCCACTCCGAGTCCCACGCTCATCGCAGGACGACCGCACGGGCCAGGGGCCGTCAACGATCAGGATTATCAGCAGGACTACGACTACGATG ATAACGATCCCGATCAGGATGAGCTTGACTCGGACGATGAGTACGCCCCGTATGGTGGCAACCATGTGCGCATGATGGACACGCAGCGCGTCGAGGAAATTCCAGCCAAAGAGCCCAAACCAAATGCAGTTCCTCTCAAGTCGGCGCTGAAGAAGAAGGGCGGTATGCAGCCCGCTTCCGCCTCCACGCCGGTCACGCCCACCCAGGAACATGGAGCGGGAAGCGCGGCCACGGCGGCGGCCATGGCAAACAGCAATGGCGGTATTGGCTCGATGGCGgcagctgccgcagcagcggcCCAACAATCCGCCAACCAACGACCGCTGGTCGTTCGCCAGGATGCGGCGGGCAACAACTATTCGCTCAA GCCAATACTACGACCACGGATTAGACTATG CAGGCAGCAAATGTTCAACATCCAATTGCCGTGCACCGTGGAGAACAAGGAGAACGCCCGGCCATTTGTGATACGCGAAAGCAGCAGCGATAGTGACGACAGCGATGGCCATATCGTCTACAGGGACGAGGACAACGACAACACCCGGCTGGCCAAACTGGCCCGCAAGGAGTCGCTGTCTCTGAAGCTGCAGCTCCGACCGGACAAGCAGGACCTGATCAACCGCAACATCCTGCACCAGGTCAACGACAACGAGCTCAAGGAGTCCAAGGAGGCGATCGGGGCACGCCTCATCCGCCGGCTGTCCATGCGACCCACGGCCGAGGAGCTGGTCGAGCGCAACATCTTGAAAA CTCAATCACCCGCCGAGgagaagaagcagaaggaggagaagaagTCGTATCTGTTGCGCAAACTCAGCTTTCGGCCGACCGTCGAGGAGCTGAAGGAGAAGAAGATCATCCGGTTCAACGACTACATCGAGGTCACGCAGGCCCACGACTACGATCGACGGGCGGACAAGCCGTGGACAAGACTGACGCCAAAGGACAAGGCCGCCATTCGCAAGGAGCTGAACGAGTTCAAGTCCTCCGAAATGGCCGTCCACGAGGGCAGTCGGCATTTGACGAG ATTCCATAGGCCATGA
- the LOC6736659 gene encoding phosphatase and actin regulator 4 isoform X10 has protein sequence MLQYQQPQQQQQQQQQLLQQEQHQQLQQQQHQQLLQQQLPQQRRQTYKEYLQQHQQQKQQQQLQQQQQNNQPLRIFRVHYIRLNSKDGVPSLNQQVNGYPNGSPNGSKMKTIAPNIRRRRRCDKHHLELYCNETTTPPTNVPTNTSGNSSGSSSNQLKPGGLRIRECITAPSTAASSPVDEHMCIPAPPITPPPAFLTEGYKRSSTSVSTSALPSATSSQETQTQSSTQTRTHNQNHMQCMKPNLIRQQKPFPVVAKPLGPQKPRTTATIAVTLNSGSNKPRATVKRSLEPRKDKTDAQQQHGGNGTISTPNIEQPTCQGSMLPPPGGGGHHQVDGSGKMERPNTLAGANKLTRRGVNICYHNEHMYGEDGKMVGGPPGSTPPPYPGGKLPPGVMLSELPEPPIPLSEIGPIPPPPMFSTPSPTLIAGRPHGPGAVNDQDYQQDYDYDDNDPDQDELDSDDEYAPYGGNHVRMMDTQRVEEIPAKEPKPNAVPLKSALKKKGGMQPASASTPVTPTQEHGAGSAATAAAMANSNGGIGSMAAAAAAAAQQSANQRPLVVRQDAAGNNYSLKPILRPRIRLCRQQMFNIQLPCTVENKENARPFVIRESSSDSDDSDGHIVYRDEDNDNTRLAKLARKESLSLKLQLRPDKQDLINRNILHQVNDNELKESKEAIGARLIRRLSMRPTAEELVERNILKTQSPAEEKKQKEEKKSYLLRKLSFRPTVEELKEKKIIRFNDYIEVTQAHDYDRRADKPWTRLTPKDKAAIRKELNEFKSSEMAVHEGSRHLTRFHRP, from the exons ATGCTGCAGTACCAGcaaccgcaacagcaacaacaacaacagcaacagctactgcaacaggagcagcaccagcaactgcaacagcaacagcatcagcagctactgcagcaacagctgccacAGCAGCGACGGCAAACGTACAAGGAATacttgcagcagcatcagcagcaaaagcaacagcaacagctgcagcaacagcaacagaacaACCAGCCTCTGCGGATATTCCGCGTCCACTACATCCGCCTGAATTCCAAGGACGGCGTACCGTCGCTTAACCAGCAGGTCAATGGTTACCCCAATGGATCCCCGAATGGCTCCAAAATGAAGACCATAGCACCGAATATCCGCCGACGCCGGCGGTGCGATAAGCACCATTTGGAGCTCTACTGCAATGAGACCACCACGCCGCCCACAAATGTGCCCACAAATACCAGTGGCAACAgtagcggcagcagcagtaatCAGTTGAAGCCCGGCGGCCTGAGGATTCGGGAATGCATTACTGCACCCAGTACGGCGGCCAGTTCGCCGGTGGACGAGCACATGTGCATCCCGGCACCGCCCATCACACCGCCGCCGGCCTTCCTCACCGAGGGCTACAAACGGTCGAGCACTTCGGTCTCCACTTCGGCTTTGCCCAGTGCCACCAGCAGCCAGGAGACCCAGACGCAGAGCAGTACCCAAACCCGGACCCACAACCAGAATCACATGCAGTGTATGAAACCGAACCTGATACGCCAGCAGAAGCCATTTCCCGTAGTTGCCAAGCCACTGGGTCCGCAGAAGCCCAGGACGACGGCCACCATTGCGGTCACGTTGAACAGCGGCTCCAACAAGCCACGTGCCACGGTCAAGAGGAGTTTAG AACCAAGAAAAGACAAGACTgatgcacaacaacaacacggaGGCAATGGCACAATATCCACGCCCAACATCGAGCAGCCCACCTGCCAGGGATCGATGCTGCCGCCCCCCGGAGGCGGTGGCCATCACCAGGTGGACGGGAGTGGCAAGATGGAGCGGCCCAACACGCTCGCCGGCGCCAATAAGCTGACCCGTCGCGGGGTCAACATCTGCTACCACAACGAGCACATGT ATGGCGAAGATGGAAAAATGGTGGGTGGTCCGCCGGGCAGCACTCCGCCACCCTATCCGGGTGGCAAACTACCGCCGGGCGTAATGCTCAGCGAACTGCCGGAGCCGCCGATTCCGCTGTCGGAGATCGGACCGATCCCACCGCCCCCGATGTTCTCCACTCCGAGTCCCACGCTCATCGCAGGACGACCGCACGGGCCAGGGGCCGTCAACGATCAGGATTATCAGCAGGACTACGACTACGATG ATAACGATCCCGATCAGGATGAGCTTGACTCGGACGATGAGTACGCCCCGTATGGTGGCAACCATGTGCGCATGATGGACACGCAGCGCGTCGAGGAAATTCCAGCCAAAGAGCCCAAACCAAATGCAGTTCCTCTCAAGTCGGCGCTGAAGAAGAAGGGCGGTATGCAGCCCGCTTCCGCCTCCACGCCGGTCACGCCCACCCAGGAACATGGAGCGGGAAGCGCGGCCACGGCGGCGGCCATGGCAAACAGCAATGGCGGTATTGGCTCGATGGCGgcagctgccgcagcagcggcCCAACAATCCGCCAACCAACGACCGCTGGTCGTTCGCCAGGATGCGGCGGGCAACAACTATTCGCTCAA GCCAATACTACGACCACGGATTAGACTATG CAGGCAGCAAATGTTCAACATCCAATTGCCGTGCACCGTGGAGAACAAGGAGAACGCCCGGCCATTTGTGATACGCGAAAGCAGCAGCGATAGTGACGACAGCGATGGCCATATCGTCTACAGGGACGAGGACAACGACAACACCCGGCTGGCCAAACTGGCCCGCAAGGAGTCGCTGTCTCTGAAGCTGCAGCTCCGACCGGACAAGCAGGACCTGATCAACCGCAACATCCTGCACCAGGTCAACGACAACGAGCTCAAGGAGTCCAAGGAGGCGATCGGGGCACGCCTCATCCGCCGGCTGTCCATGCGACCCACGGCCGAGGAGCTGGTCGAGCGCAACATCTTGAAAA CTCAATCACCCGCCGAGgagaagaagcagaaggaggagaagaagTCGTATCTGTTGCGCAAACTCAGCTTTCGGCCGACCGTCGAGGAGCTGAAGGAGAAGAAGATCATCCGGTTCAACGACTACATCGAGGTCACGCAGGCCCACGACTACGATCGACGGGCGGACAAGCCGTGGACAAGACTGACGCCAAAGGACAAGGCCGCCATTCGCAAGGAGCTGAACGAGTTCAAGTCCTCCGAAATGGCCGTCCACGAGGGCAGTCGGCATTTGACGAG ATTCCATAGGCCATGA
- the LOC6736659 gene encoding phosphatase and actin regulator 4 isoform X11: protein MLQYQQPQQQQQQQQQLLQQEQHQQLQQQQHQQLLQQQLPQQRRQTYKEYLQQHQQQKQQQQLQQQQQNNQPLRIFRVHYIRLNSKDGVPSLNQQVNGYPNGSPNGSKMKTIAPNIRRRRRCDKHHLELYCNETTTPPTNVPTNTSGNSSGSSSNQLKPGGLRIRECITAPSTAASSPVDEHMCIPAPPITPPPAFLTEGYKRSSTSVSTSALPSATSSQETQTQSSTQTRTHNQNHMQCMKPNLIRQQKPFPVVAKPLGPQKPRTTATIAVTLNSGSNKPRATVKRSLEPRKDKTDAQQQHGGNGTISTPNIEQPTCQGSMLPPPGGGGHHQVDGSGKMERPNTLAGANKLTRRGVNICYHNEHMYGEDGKMVGGPPGSTPPPYPGGKLPPGVMLSELPEPPIPLSEIGPIPPPPMFSTPSPTLIAGRPHGPGAVNDQDYQQDYDYDDNDPDQDELDSDDEYAPYGGNHVRMMDTQRVEEIPAKEPKPNAVPLKSALKKKGGMQPASASTPVTPTQEHGAGSAATAAAMANSNGGIGSMAAAAAAAAQQSANQRPLVVRQDAAGNNYSLNRQQMFNIQLPCTVENKENARPFVIRESSSDSDDSDGHIVYRDEDNDNTRLAKLARKESLSLKLQLRPDKQDLINRNILHQVNDNELKESKEAIGARLIRRLSMRPTAEELVERNILKTQSPAEEKKQKEEKKSYLLRKLSFRPTVEELKEKKIIRFNDYIEVTQAHDYDRRADKPWTRLTPKDKAAIRKELNEFKSSEMAVHEGSRHLTRFHRP from the exons ATGCTGCAGTACCAGcaaccgcaacagcaacaacaacaacagcaacagctactgcaacaggagcagcaccagcaactgcaacagcaacagcatcagcagctactgcagcaacagctgccacAGCAGCGACGGCAAACGTACAAGGAATacttgcagcagcatcagcagcaaaagcaacagcaacagctgcagcaacagcaacagaacaACCAGCCTCTGCGGATATTCCGCGTCCACTACATCCGCCTGAATTCCAAGGACGGCGTACCGTCGCTTAACCAGCAGGTCAATGGTTACCCCAATGGATCCCCGAATGGCTCCAAAATGAAGACCATAGCACCGAATATCCGCCGACGCCGGCGGTGCGATAAGCACCATTTGGAGCTCTACTGCAATGAGACCACCACGCCGCCCACAAATGTGCCCACAAATACCAGTGGCAACAgtagcggcagcagcagtaatCAGTTGAAGCCCGGCGGCCTGAGGATTCGGGAATGCATTACTGCACCCAGTACGGCGGCCAGTTCGCCGGTGGACGAGCACATGTGCATCCCGGCACCGCCCATCACACCGCCGCCGGCCTTCCTCACCGAGGGCTACAAACGGTCGAGCACTTCGGTCTCCACTTCGGCTTTGCCCAGTGCCACCAGCAGCCAGGAGACCCAGACGCAGAGCAGTACCCAAACCCGGACCCACAACCAGAATCACATGCAGTGTATGAAACCGAACCTGATACGCCAGCAGAAGCCATTTCCCGTAGTTGCCAAGCCACTGGGTCCGCAGAAGCCCAGGACGACGGCCACCATTGCGGTCACGTTGAACAGCGGCTCCAACAAGCCACGTGCCACGGTCAAGAGGAGTTTAG AACCAAGAAAAGACAAGACTgatgcacaacaacaacacggaGGCAATGGCACAATATCCACGCCCAACATCGAGCAGCCCACCTGCCAGGGATCGATGCTGCCGCCCCCCGGAGGCGGTGGCCATCACCAGGTGGACGGGAGTGGCAAGATGGAGCGGCCCAACACGCTCGCCGGCGCCAATAAGCTGACCCGTCGCGGGGTCAACATCTGCTACCACAACGAGCACATGT ATGGCGAAGATGGAAAAATGGTGGGTGGTCCGCCGGGCAGCACTCCGCCACCCTATCCGGGTGGCAAACTACCGCCGGGCGTAATGCTCAGCGAACTGCCGGAGCCGCCGATTCCGCTGTCGGAGATCGGACCGATCCCACCGCCCCCGATGTTCTCCACTCCGAGTCCCACGCTCATCGCAGGACGACCGCACGGGCCAGGGGCCGTCAACGATCAGGATTATCAGCAGGACTACGACTACGATG ATAACGATCCCGATCAGGATGAGCTTGACTCGGACGATGAGTACGCCCCGTATGGTGGCAACCATGTGCGCATGATGGACACGCAGCGCGTCGAGGAAATTCCAGCCAAAGAGCCCAAACCAAATGCAGTTCCTCTCAAGTCGGCGCTGAAGAAGAAGGGCGGTATGCAGCCCGCTTCCGCCTCCACGCCGGTCACGCCCACCCAGGAACATGGAGCGGGAAGCGCGGCCACGGCGGCGGCCATGGCAAACAGCAATGGCGGTATTGGCTCGATGGCGgcagctgccgcagcagcggcCCAACAATCCGCCAACCAACGACCGCTGGTCGTTCGCCAGGATGCGGCGGGCAACAACTATTCGCTCAA CAGGCAGCAAATGTTCAACATCCAATTGCCGTGCACCGTGGAGAACAAGGAGAACGCCCGGCCATTTGTGATACGCGAAAGCAGCAGCGATAGTGACGACAGCGATGGCCATATCGTCTACAGGGACGAGGACAACGACAACACCCGGCTGGCCAAACTGGCCCGCAAGGAGTCGCTGTCTCTGAAGCTGCAGCTCCGACCGGACAAGCAGGACCTGATCAACCGCAACATCCTGCACCAGGTCAACGACAACGAGCTCAAGGAGTCCAAGGAGGCGATCGGGGCACGCCTCATCCGCCGGCTGTCCATGCGACCCACGGCCGAGGAGCTGGTCGAGCGCAACATCTTGAAAA CTCAATCACCCGCCGAGgagaagaagcagaaggaggagaagaagTCGTATCTGTTGCGCAAACTCAGCTTTCGGCCGACCGTCGAGGAGCTGAAGGAGAAGAAGATCATCCGGTTCAACGACTACATCGAGGTCACGCAGGCCCACGACTACGATCGACGGGCGGACAAGCCGTGGACAAGACTGACGCCAAAGGACAAGGCCGCCATTCGCAAGGAGCTGAACGAGTTCAAGTCCTCCGAAATGGCCGTCCACGAGGGCAGTCGGCATTTGACGAG ATTCCATAGGCCATGA